Sequence from the Puntigrus tetrazona isolate hp1 chromosome 11, ASM1883169v1, whole genome shotgun sequence genome:
tatatttaaattttaaataatttcaagtTGCGTaactctccctctctccagAACACACGGTGGCGGACGAAAATCAGAATCCTGAACCTCAGCCGAGGGCGAATTGGCGCGTTTACTATGGCGAAGGTTTAACTCATTAATATTCCTCTCGTCGTACCGACGTCAACTCGCCAAGTTCCCGGAGCGTTCGCTGACGTAAATTCTGTGACGTTGCCGAGCCGAGCCTTCGCTGAAGCGGGATTCGCCGGATCGCAAACGCCTATCTCACAACGTCAGCGCTTTAACGAATCAGCTTGGCGTACTTGGCCGAACGTCACGTTgcgtgattaatattcatgacaaCGGCCTTCGCCGTAGTAGGAATCGGCGGGATGGGATTTGGGACACTGGGAACATGGCGGCTGCCTTGGAAAATGAATTGGAAGTAGATAACGAAGATTATTACTCTCTGCTCAATGTCAGGAGAGAGGTAAGAAAGCGGATACGTTTCTAAGAGGAGATATTTCATCTGCGTTGTCGAGATCTGCACGGAATGAAGGGATGCTTGCAGTTTCTCTTATCAGCTGACACTGTCCTCCTATAAGAGACATTCATACAGCTGTCATCGCATACTATTATGTGCCGGTTGCGTTGGGCTCGGACTCGCTGATTTGACGTTTCAAGCTCGGGACAACTTCCTTGCAGTATTTTCAGCTGTCAATTTGCTTTCATGCCAGCTATCTAAGTGATGTtggtttattaatgtttaatttgcaCGTACGTAAAATGCGCACGACTAGAGCTTTTCTCAGAACCAATTCACTTGATATTAACGCTCGAAAGCAGTATTCGGCATTAACCCAAGgctaaataaaacctttgaatgtataattaattattataccCACCCTAACAAAACTTTTGCATTACGTATAATTCAAGTGAGCCTCAAATTCTTGAGGATGTAGCGGAAATGTTgagtttaaaatgcaaaagcgCGCCAAGGCACAATGTTACCTGAGCACGATAGCCAATCAGAAGCCCGCTATGAGGGTGTGGCTGATCCaactcatttaaatattcagtttgTGTTGACTCCGCTTGTTGTGCAAGTTGTCGATCAATTTTAACGTTTTTCATCtgctgtttattgtttttacggTGCACAGGCGACTCAAGATGAGTTAAAGTCGTCGTACAGGCGGCTTTGTATGCTGTATCACCCTGACAAGCACAGAGACCCTGAGCTAAAAAGGCAGGCTGAGCAACTCTTCACCTATGTACACCAGGCGTATGAAGGTAAGTATTAGAACTGTCCATATAACCTTTCAGTGCGGATAATTAAatgttgtattcatttatttacatgaaaGGGCAAATTGACCATAAAGCTTGGAGTATCATATGTAATATATGATTTTCTGAGGCTGAAAAACCTTTTAGTATAATCATAAAACTTTAGGGCATAGTATACgcctttttgcttttaaatctataatgatttatataaaGTAAACTACTTAGTGAACTTAAAAGTAATTCTAGTTAAACAATAACTGGACAGAAGCAAGTCGGGTTTACTTTATTAGCCATAcattaattttagaaaaaaactgtatcaaatatatatttgaagagTGTCTAtttgtaaggttttttttttttaatcgttgAATCACAGTACGTTATGTTTTGCACCTCAATAAAACCCACAGAACTTTTATCATAAAACTAAgcatttgttaattatttttttttttattaaaggcaTAGTATTAGCTGAACTTAATGGTCATACAAATGCACACTGAATATaatcaaggttttttttaattgtaagctgtttcattttgcaaaaaaaaaaaataactggcattatttaatttgttagtCTTTAAAGGGTTACAAAACCATTTATTTCCCTAAAAGGAATTTTACTGTTACAACAAATAAaggaatgtttttaattttcggaaaagtatgttttaatttaatcttcTGCTTGAAAGGGTTCTggtaggaaaaaaaactgaataccGATTTAAAGTTGTGTTAGTAAAACTGATTTATAAATGTAGATGCATCCTTATTTGTATTCCTGTGTACTGTTTGATGACGTTTGtagtaactattaataagcagctaattttTTTGAGGCAAAAGTCGTATGTAATGGTTTGTCaatagcaagaattggaccttgaattttagatattttttatttgactttaattATTTGACATCTGCTTAGTTCTCAGCGACCCCCAATCCCGAGCCATATATGACATATTTGGGAAGAAAGGCCTTGATGTGGAAGGTTGGGAGGTTAGTTTTGGTCTTGAGTTTAATTTGAACTAATATTTGTATTACTGTGTGTTGCATGTCATGCTAATTTCTTGTCTGCTTCTTTGATCTCTGATATCTTTAGGTGGTGGAAAGGAAACGAACCCCTGCAGAGATCAGGGAGGAATACGAACGtttgcagagagaaagagatgagagGAGACTCCAGCAGAGAACAAACCCTAAGGTAGACATTCCAGACCAGAACAACAGCGGGAGATAATGACAAGACTGCTTTTTATTCCCCAAAATGAAGCTTTATTTCACCCAATCTCCCCCGTTTTGTTGTGCTCCAACTGATCTAATTTCAAAGATTCAATATTGCCAGTTTGTTTATAGGCCAGATAATTGCAGTCaaatctttgctttttttttcgcTGAGGGTGATTGAGGACAGCTTTCTTGATTCGTTTTTggtctttttcctctttctggAAACCTGTTTGCAAATTGCAATTTATCAGGAAAGTTTGTAGTACGGGTTCTTCAATTCAGTTTGGTCAAATTTAAGGCCATAAAATATCTTTAGTATCTTAAATGgcataacaaaataatttcagATGGAAAAACTACCACAAGACTGTCTGCTTTCTGTGTTTTAAGAGCATTACCATAGATTTATGAGAAGTGATTTTCATATTATCTACTAGTGATGAATAGAATGCTGCAGGAATTGGTTTTGGAGACCAAAAACCTATAAACAAGTTTTAGCCTTTCCATTTCAGTGAGTTTTTATGGTTGGATTGTTGGATAAATTAGTGAAATAACATCTATTGACATAACcttaagatatttttacattttattctttaacaTCAGATACTTCAACAAAACTTCCTTGTGTATTTTAGGCTTTTTTTGTCTTGCCAATAGGTGGCTAGAACTAATAAGGTTGTCAGAAACATTGAACATCACCCTGAAAATTTCTGCCgattgtttttagattttaaaattttgGTTAATTTGTGAAGAAATTACAAAGATTTTTGGATCAGCCTGCAAAAATGCTTCATCATTGTAAAACGCAGTTGggtttgtactgtatttatttgtaaaggtcctaaaacaacaacaaaaaaaaaaagaattttgtctgttttcattcAGGGGACAATAAGTGTTGGCATAGATGCGACGGACCTTTTTGACCGGTATGAGGAGGACTTTGAGGATGTACCAGGAGGAGGTTTTCCCCACATTGAGATCAACAGGATGCATATTTCCCAATCCATCGAGGTCAGTATGTACAATTGAGCATAACGGGATGTTGCTGTCTCCTTTATAAAAGCCTGttccaccactgaataaaacaaaattgtgagatataaacagtTCTGGTCAGTCGTCATTTCCTCAGAAATAGACTTTATAACTAGAAATGGTGAGGTTATACCTCACAATCCGTAGAAATTTTAATTGTGACGTGTAAACTGTGAAAATATATCAGAATTGCAaatatcttgcaattctaaCAGTCACTCATCTGACTTTTTTGCTCACAATTGCGTAATATAATGTCTCAGTTGCAATTTAGTAAGTTATAATTGATATTAACGGTTCTGtttgacaattttatttttcacaattgtgagtttatacCTCACAGTTCGTAGAAATTAGAATTGCGATTGATGAAATTGCAAGAGGTCAGGACTGCGAAGAAGGACTGCAAATAGCTTGCAACAGTAATTCGCAATCGTGAGAAAAGCCAAGATTGGGAAACAATCTGAACCAAGGATCCAAATATCTTGCAGATTTAAATTAGTAACTAGCAATTGCATGTTTATGTcgcaataaaatatatcatgatatttttattagatattgtcagaattgcgagatgtaAACTTACGTTGTGTGgggaaaaagtctgaattgtgcaattacttaaaaaaaaaaaaaatgtttgtgtttgccAGGCACCCCTAACTACTTCAGATACCGCGGTCCTCTCTGGATCTCTGTCAACACATAATGGCAACGGGGGAGGAAATATAAACCTTTGTGTACGCCGTGTGACCTCAGCAAGAGGCTGGGGAGAGGTGAGATTTCTTTCCAGCAcacttgctgttttttttgggTGGTATGGGTCTGATGTTCCCATTTGTTTGTATGTCTTAAGCTGGAGTTTGGAGCAGGGGACATTAGAGGACCTTTATTTGGGATGAAGGTATTCCGTAACGTAACTGCACGCTGGTAGGTGTCCGTCTGTCTGCGATGAGACTGATTTGCGTTTCTCTTTTTTGCGAATCTCATATGAATCTTGTGTCTCCTAGCTTTGTGACTGCCCAGTGGGGATTGCAGTTTTCCTCGCGCGGCGTTCGGCCCAGTGCCACTACAATGATGGCTCGCCATCTGGACCAGAACACTATGGGTTACCTGCAGTGGCGGTGGGGAAGCCAGTCTGCCATGACCACCAGTATTGTCAGGGACACCAAAACAAGCCACTTCACCCTGGCCCTGCAGGTGAAACCTATGCAGGGGTACACTGATGATGGTAATTTGTTTAGTTCAAAACAaagttaatgcattaagaatgcAATCCATCTGTTCTTCTTCCTGTTTCTCAGCTGGGTGTTCCTCATTCCTACCTGATGATGAGCTATCAGTACAAATTCCAGGATGAAGACCAGACTAAGGTCAAAGGTTCTATTAAGTATGTGCTTTGCCTACACCTTACAGTAGAGATGACCAGTCTATACACATtaaataacatcataaaaaaacgttttgtaaTACTTTTACACGCACAGATAAGTAATTTgaaactgaaaggttctttaaatcattgtatatattttatattgtatattttctttgctttttcagACCTGTTCTAGCAGCCATATATCATTATAAACAGGAAAACTTGACGAAGTTTATGGCATATAGAAGACATCTCTAACATAAATACTGATCGCGCTTGTCTTTAAATATGAAGAAAGATTGTTGTTCATTGTAGGACCATGAACTAAATCTTCTGACACTGAGATTGTGATCACAACAGCCGTTAAACGTCTGTCAGTGAACACATCAACTAGCGATCAAAGATTACAGATTTTAGCCTAACCTCCAGTCAGTGTAGACAGACTTTACCTATGGCAGTATAGCCCTTTTTCATGGAACTTGAAATGACCCATTATGCTTTGCATACACGTAAAGAGGATGCTCAGAACTTTTGGTTCGCAGTGTTTACATATGTATCTATCATGGTTATTGGGACTGATAACATCCTCTGGCTGATGACAATTGCCTGAAAATTGACCCGTCCTAGTTGCCATGTTGCCATGACCGACAAACAATGCAGCTCTCGCACCACACGCGTGTTCTCACtcaatgaaaaatacatcgcagagcaaagagaaaactgacaaCACACCGACAGACAGAGCTGATTATTTCTGACATTAAACAATGTCTGGACATATGACAGATCACTGTATTGCCTCAGTTCAAACAGGTGAACTGATCATCtattcttatttaaagcaagaaatgaacatcagaaagtactttattttaatctcGGAACACAgcattttaagtttaagtccACCAAAGTTAATCTACTCTTCTGTCTGATTTTTGCTCTATCTTTATCTCTATCTTTCTGTCACTCAGCACAGCTGATGTCCATCCTGTGCACTGAACGCTCTCTCTCCAGCATCATCATGAGCAGACACGCCccttactgctgattggctacAAGTTTGTTTTGCTAATCGGCCCGAGTGTTTTTGAAAAATCGCCTACCCTGCcttttaagcattatttttattgtttttatcattattttagcGTTTATTTTTAGCCGCGGGTGGCCCTCTCGGCCTTTGAGGGTTCATATATTCAGTGTAGGTTAATGTTCAACATATTGCCTAGCCCTAGTTTCTGTAAAATCCCGGTCTTCGTTTTCAACAGGACTGGGTTCTTTGGCACAGTGGTTGAATACGGCGCAGAGCGTAAGATCAGTCGGCACAGTGTTCTGGCAGCAACCGTCAGCATCGGTGTACCCCAAGGAGTCTCCCTCAAAATCAGGTTAGCACTGACCCGAGCTTAACCGCAATAAACACGGCTCAGAAGAACAGTAAACTAACCAACTCCAGCTGCTTGTGGGTGGTCTATTTGTTCTCCCTACAGGTTAAACAGAGCCAGTCAAACCTACCTCTTCCCTATTCACCTGACCGACCAGATTTTACCCAGCGCTGTGTTTTATGCCACCATTGGCCCGCTGGCCATCTACTTAGCTGTCCAGAAGCTTATTATTATGCCTTATGTACGAGCCCAGAAGGAACAGTGAGTTATTATCCATAATTACTGCTCTGAAACCGCCCATTTTCCTGATACCCCCGTCTTTACATTACTTCAGTTTCTCTGATGATGAAGGGCCCTGACCGTTTGGTTGTTCACAGGGAGTTGGAGAAACAGAAGGAGGATTCTGCTTCAGAAATTGCTCGCAGGAAGCAAGAAGCTGAAGCTGCTGTGAGTAAAACTAATACGTAGACAACAATGGCTGTCTCCCTCTTGCCAACACAAACAGCCATTTATCAGCGCAGATATGTGTTCTTGTGTTATCGTTTCATTGGTTTTCAGGTTTTGCTGATGCAAGAGTCGGTGAAGAGAATTATTGATGCTGAGGAATCTAAAATGGgtttgtgaaatgtgtttttttttttaatacttccAGATACAAATTAAGCTCTGGAGACCGCATCTGTGTGATTATAATGGCAGTTAGCACAAAGTCATgcccattcattttaaaaacaaacaaaagttgcAGAGTAACGAAAGTGTGTTGGGGGCGTGTAAATTTATGAGCAAAACTGTATGTTGCTTTTACGCGTTGCCATCTCTAcagcttaaaatgttttaaatgagcaGTGTTTTATGtattgcagttatttatttacttttattctaGGTCTCCTCATTCTAAATGCTTGGTATGGCAAATTTGTGTCGGACAATAGTCAGAAACGTGAGAGAGCAAAGGTCATTGACGTGACCGTTCCTCTCCAGTGCTTGGTGAAAGACTCCAAACTCATTCTTACAGAAGCATCGAAGGTTAGACATTTAAACATCAAGCAGTGCTTTGCGTCAGCGAGCTGCTTTGACTCACGCCAAACGCTTTACATTCGTCCTGTCTCGTGTTAATCAGGCGGGCTTGCCAGGGTTTTATGACCCGTGCGTTGGAGAGGAAAAGAGCCTAAAACTGCTGTACCAATTCAGAGGAGCAATGCACCAAGTCTTGTCCGGAGACACAGAGCCTCTTAGGATACCTAAACAATGTGAGTACTCCGGAAACAAGCTGTGAATGTCACATGTCAAAGAAAAAATTTATCGATGTATatctataatattaatatgcgaCATTggagcacaggtatatttgtaacaGTAGCCAAAATACATtgcaataatttattcattaggatattaactaaagatcatgttccgtgaaagtgttttgtacatttcttaccataaatgcattaaacctttatttttgattagtgataCGCGTTGCTAATGACTTAAtggattccagattttcaaattgtTAATTGAAAGCTCATTTAAGGAAAgtctgcttctctttctctttctgttcatTCAGCTCATAGAATCGATTCAGAGACATAGAAGTCTACCACACATTGAAAGAAAGAGCTCTATGTGCATCAAAGGAACTAAAAGGGACAGTCAGACATCGAGCGATCCGAAGGGCTGCTCCTCTTCATTTCGTGTAGTCACCCGTGTAT
This genomic interval carries:
- the LOC122353546 gene encoding dnaJ homolog subfamily C member 11; protein product: MAAALENELEVDNEDYYSLLNVRREATQDELKSSYRRLCMLYHPDKHRDPELKRQAEQLFTYVHQAYEVLSDPQSRAIYDIFGKKGLDVEGWEVVERKRTPAEIREEYERLQRERDERRLQQRTNPKGTISVGIDATDLFDRYEEDFEDVPGGGFPHIEINRMHISQSIEAPLTTSDTAVLSGSLSTHNGNGGGNINLCVRRVTSARGWGELEFGAGDIRGPLFGMKVFRNVTARCFVTAQWGLQFSSRGVRPSATTMMARHLDQNTMGYLQWRWGSQSAMTTSIVRDTKTSHFTLALQLGVPHSYLMMSYQYKFQDEDQTKVKGSIKTGFFGTVVEYGAERKISRHSVLAATVSIGVPQGVSLKIRLNRASQTYLFPIHLTDQILPSAVFYATIGPLAIYLAVQKLIIMPYVRAQKEQELEKQKEDSASEIARRKQEAEAAVLLMQESVKRIIDAEESKMGLLILNAWYGKFVSDNSQKRERAKVIDVTVPLQCLVKDSKLILTEASKAGLPGFYDPCVGEEKSLKLLYQFRGAMHQVLSGDTEPLRIPKQSHRIDSET